A single genomic interval of Chitinophaga sp. 180180018-3 harbors:
- the gap gene encoding type I glyceraldehyde-3-phosphate dehydrogenase yields MIKVAINGFGRIGRMTFRKLFGNNEVEVVALNDLSTPEMLAYLLKYDSIHGVFPNTVRSTEKSLTVDGREVAVYAERHPENLPWKELDIDVVLECTGIFESKDKAALHLKAGAKKVIISAPSDKEVKTIVYNVNHQLLNKEDVLISAASCTTNCLAPMARVLNDRFGIITGQMNTIHAYTNSQPLMDTPDPKNGFRKSRAAADSIVPYTTGAAKAIGLVIPELNGKLDGSSQRVPVHSGSVVELYTLLNRATSEKEINGIMKAAVNESYGYNEDPIVSQDIIGMSYGSLFDATQTKITGIGDKQLVKTVSWYDNEMSFVSQLIRLLICFGNI; encoded by the coding sequence ATGATAAAAGTTGCAATAAACGGATTCGGGAGAATCGGTAGAATGACATTCAGAAAGCTGTTTGGTAATAATGAAGTGGAAGTAGTTGCATTGAATGATCTGAGCACACCTGAAATGCTCGCATATTTACTGAAATATGATTCTATACATGGTGTATTTCCCAATACGGTGCGTAGTACGGAGAAGTCGTTGACAGTTGACGGCAGGGAGGTAGCGGTATATGCAGAAAGACATCCTGAGAACTTACCCTGGAAGGAGCTGGATATAGACGTGGTACTGGAATGTACCGGGATCTTTGAATCGAAAGACAAGGCTGCATTGCATTTGAAGGCGGGTGCCAAAAAAGTGATCATATCAGCGCCTTCTGACAAGGAGGTGAAAACGATTGTGTACAATGTTAACCATCAGCTGCTGAATAAGGAAGATGTATTGATCAGCGCAGCATCATGTACTACCAATTGTCTGGCCCCTATGGCCAGGGTCCTGAATGACCGGTTCGGCATCATTACCGGGCAGATGAATACCATTCACGCCTATACGAATTCACAGCCACTGATGGATACACCTGATCCTAAAAACGGTTTCCGTAAATCGAGGGCAGCGGCCGACAGTATCGTTCCTTACACCACCGGTGCGGCAAAGGCCATAGGCCTGGTAATCCCTGAACTGAATGGAAAACTGGATGGCTCTTCCCAGCGTGTTCCTGTTCATTCAGGTTCAGTGGTGGAACTATATACCTTGTTGAATAGAGCAACCAGTGAGAAGGAAATAAACGGGATAATGAAAGCAGCTGTAAATGAATCATACGGCTATAACGAAGATCCCATCGTTTCGCAGGATATAATCGGAATGAGCTATGGTTCGCTGTTCGACGCCACTCAGACCAAGATCACCGGGATAGGAGATAAGCAACTGGTGAAGACGGTATCGTGGTACGATAATGAAATGTCGTTCGTTTCCCAGCTAATAAGGTTATTGATCTGTTTCGGCAATATATAA
- a CDS encoding Crp/Fnr family transcriptional regulator translates to MHEQLTKYITDRVQLSETNLQKVLSCFHLLKTKKNELVGRTGEPSRRMFFVNKGCLQVYFIKPDGREATRRFAFENSFSTSLTSFIDGTLLKEDTQAIEPSELLYIHREDFYSLLNTIPGWEIFYRGFLEYAYLTNTRRLEDFITLNPRERYQLLLKENPQMVLRLPNKLVANYLNITQEALSRIKSGM, encoded by the coding sequence ATGCATGAACAACTGACTAAATATATCACAGACAGGGTTCAACTAAGTGAAACCAATTTACAGAAGGTCCTCTCCTGCTTTCATCTCCTGAAAACAAAAAAGAATGAACTGGTAGGAAGAACAGGAGAGCCATCGAGACGCATGTTCTTCGTCAACAAAGGATGCCTGCAGGTGTATTTTATCAAACCCGACGGAAGAGAGGCTACTCGCCGGTTTGCTTTCGAAAATTCCTTTTCTACTTCCTTAACATCTTTTATAGACGGTACATTGCTCAAAGAAGACACGCAGGCTATTGAGCCATCGGAATTGCTGTATATTCACCGCGAGGATTTTTACTCCCTGCTGAATACTATTCCTGGTTGGGAAATATTTTATCGTGGTTTTCTTGAATATGCCTATCTCACCAATACCAGGAGGCTGGAAGATTTTATTACACTAAATCCCCGGGAGCGCTATCAATTGCTGCTGAAAGAAAACCCGCAGATGGTACTCCGTTTACCTAATAAGCTGGTGGCAAATTATCTCAATATTACCCAGGAGGCACTTAGCAGAATAAAATCGGGAATGTAA
- a CDS encoding Fic family protein: protein MSTYLLQIVKGDLLESFSSKIDVEALSGAFLKLEDAELSTADFSFYTSVASVYSSKIEGESIELDSYIKHKRFGVEFLPDYTRKIDDLYLAYQFAKDHIPDKENISAVHGILAKHIVSKNWQGRFRNQNMFVTTDDGRIEYVAASPFVVNEEMDKLFHDISTLLQTKLDITSAFFFASMIHLVFVKIHPWNDGNGRSGRLLEKWFLAQHLGAKAWFLQSEKYYYMHHQEYYNNIRLLGLEYDELDYSKALPFVEMLSKAVVDSNQ, encoded by the coding sequence ATGAGCACTTACCTGCTTCAGATCGTAAAAGGTGACTTATTGGAAAGTTTCAGCAGCAAAATTGATGTAGAGGCGCTCTCTGGAGCTTTTTTAAAATTGGAAGATGCCGAATTATCAACCGCTGATTTTAGTTTTTATACCTCAGTTGCATCCGTTTATTCCAGCAAAATTGAAGGTGAATCCATTGAGTTAGACTCCTATATAAAACATAAAAGGTTTGGTGTTGAATTCCTGCCAGACTATACCAGAAAAATAGACGACTTATATCTTGCCTATCAATTTGCGAAAGATCACATTCCTGATAAGGAAAATATTTCAGCAGTACATGGTATACTGGCCAAACACATTGTCTCCAAAAATTGGCAGGGGCGCTTTAGAAATCAAAATATGTTTGTTACGACTGATGACGGCAGAATTGAATATGTAGCTGCATCTCCATTTGTAGTAAATGAGGAAATGGATAAACTGTTCCATGATATTTCTACACTCCTGCAAACTAAGTTAGATATAACATCTGCTTTCTTTTTTGCCAGTATGATTCATCTGGTATTTGTAAAAATCCATCCCTGGAATGATGGTAATGGCAGAAGTGGGAGGTTGCTTGAAAAATGGTTTCTTGCGCAACACCTGGGAGCTAAGGCCTGGTTTCTACAATCTGAAAAGTACTATTACATGCACCATCAGGAGTACTACAACAATATCAGGCTCCTGGGACTTGAATATGATGAATTGGATTACAGCAAAGCATTACCTTTTGTGGAAATGCTGAGTAAGGCGGTAGTAGATAGTAATCAATAA
- a CDS encoding DHCW motif cupin fold protein: MKHPFQCIDWSTIDSTTHPGITGMAFWQTLQLPGLRIRIVTYSPGYLADHWCRKGHIVHCLEGSFISELDNGEQFVLRQGMTYVVSDDLSNHRSSTESGVKLLIIDGDFLQ; the protein is encoded by the coding sequence ATGAAACATCCTTTTCAGTGTATTGACTGGAGCACCATTGACTCCACCACTCACCCCGGTATTACCGGCATGGCATTCTGGCAAACGCTTCAATTGCCTGGCTTACGAATACGAATTGTTACCTATTCTCCCGGATATCTGGCCGACCATTGGTGCAGGAAGGGGCATATTGTTCACTGTCTCGAGGGCAGTTTTATCAGTGAATTGGATAACGGGGAACAATTTGTATTGCGTCAGGGAATGACTTATGTTGTTTCTGACGATCTTAGCAATCATCGATCCAGCACTGAATCGGGGGTTAAGCTATTGATAATTGACGGAGATTTCCTGCAATAA
- a CDS encoding amidohydrolase family protein, with protein sequence MRIITLEEHIALSEFAHEIQQWPLPQQAVEKLADISDIRLKSMDDNGIDMQVLSVVGRGAESLPPSKALQFAVRYNDILAARIATHPTRFKAFAHLPMSSPEAAANELERAKEEHHFCGALINGLTNGKFLDLPEFSPLLQKAEQLQMPLYLHPGLPPETVAEAYYNDLPGSLGVMLACGGWGWHAETALQVLRLITTGTLDRYPRLKIIIGHMGEMIPMMMSRLDEKFNVTSTGYHQRSVSQTLRDQVHITTSGIFTLPPLMAALGTFGIDNVMFSVDYPFSTNEAGKQLLASIPLPSEEVTKIAGGNAERLLGL encoded by the coding sequence ATGCGCATTATAACATTAGAAGAGCACATTGCCTTATCCGAGTTTGCCCATGAGATACAACAATGGCCTTTGCCTCAGCAGGCAGTGGAGAAACTCGCTGACATCAGTGACATTCGCTTAAAATCAATGGACGATAACGGTATTGATATGCAGGTATTGTCTGTAGTAGGTAGGGGCGCGGAAAGTTTACCACCTTCGAAAGCCCTGCAATTCGCCGTCAGGTACAATGATATCCTTGCGGCAAGAATTGCCACCCATCCTACCCGGTTTAAGGCATTCGCACATCTACCGATGTCGTCTCCGGAGGCGGCGGCGAACGAGTTGGAAAGGGCAAAAGAGGAACATCATTTCTGCGGAGCCCTGATCAACGGGCTTACAAATGGTAAATTCCTGGACCTTCCGGAATTCAGTCCATTACTGCAAAAGGCAGAACAATTACAAATGCCTCTTTACCTGCACCCCGGCCTGCCACCGGAAACTGTAGCCGAAGCATATTACAACGATCTGCCGGGATCATTAGGTGTGATGCTTGCATGCGGCGGATGGGGATGGCATGCCGAAACCGCCTTACAGGTATTACGTTTGATTACTACCGGAACATTAGACCGGTATCCCCGGTTAAAGATCATCATTGGCCATATGGGAGAAATGATACCTATGATGATGTCGCGGCTGGATGAGAAATTCAATGTTACCAGCACGGGGTATCACCAGCGTTCAGTCAGTCAAACCCTGCGCGATCAGGTACACATCACCACCAGTGGGATCTTTACATTGCCTCCATTGATGGCCGCACTGGGAACTTTCGGTATCGATAATGTGATGTTTTCCGTAGATTATCCTTTCAGTACAAACGAAGCAGGGAAACAACTGCTGGCAAGCATTCCACTGCCTTCTGAAGAGGTAACGAAGATAGCAGGTGGAAATGCAGAGAGACTGCTGGGTCTGTAA
- a CDS encoding serine hydrolase domain-containing protein: MRSIIIGTICLISVGAPAQYRNIALKNYFDSIAVHQLYDGNITLAENEHKVYTFSGGYANYAGQQKNTGQSRFNLASISKIFTSTAILQLKDKGKLKLEDEVSRYLPGFPFPGVTLRHLLTHTSGLPNLELFEELVKQHPDTIITNVTVLPLLKQWTKGLYFKPGDEFRYCNTNFNLLALIVEKVSGLDFPAYMEKYIFKPAGMKNTYIGDINHAYDTLVVKHQVKATFYDTAWAQADKVARYRYSEYNNSGSVGSSNVITTTDDMLKFDDAFFSGKLLSPSTVEEAITPVKLNNGKEYEEHMDTMLGDGVGQYALGWEIFRMPGYGKGVGHGGFKFGLATFYYHNLSSK; the protein is encoded by the coding sequence ATGCGATCAATTATCATCGGAACAATTTGCCTGATATCTGTCGGCGCTCCAGCTCAGTACCGGAATATTGCGCTTAAAAACTATTTTGATTCCATCGCTGTTCATCAGCTTTATGATGGTAATATCACCCTGGCAGAAAATGAACATAAGGTATATACTTTTTCAGGCGGATATGCAAATTACGCCGGGCAACAAAAGAATACAGGACAATCACGTTTTAACCTCGCGTCTATTTCCAAAATATTTACTTCTACCGCCATTCTTCAGTTAAAAGATAAAGGAAAGCTAAAGCTGGAAGATGAAGTTAGCAGGTATCTTCCCGGCTTTCCATTTCCTGGTGTCACTCTACGTCACCTGTTAACACATACTTCAGGCTTACCAAACCTGGAGCTGTTTGAGGAATTAGTGAAGCAACATCCTGATACAATCATCACAAATGTTACAGTGTTGCCTTTGTTAAAGCAATGGACAAAGGGTCTGTATTTTAAACCGGGAGATGAGTTCAGGTATTGTAATACTAACTTCAATCTGCTGGCTTTGATAGTTGAAAAGGTGTCCGGGCTTGATTTTCCTGCATATATGGAGAAATATATTTTCAAACCGGCAGGTATGAAAAACACCTATATAGGCGATATTAATCATGCTTATGATACTTTGGTGGTAAAGCATCAGGTGAAAGCAACTTTCTATGATACAGCCTGGGCACAGGCCGATAAAGTAGCACGTTACCGGTATTCAGAGTATAACAACAGTGGAAGTGTGGGATCTTCCAACGTAATCACCACAACAGATGATATGCTGAAATTCGATGACGCGTTTTTTAGTGGTAAGCTGCTGTCGCCTTCCACTGTGGAAGAAGCTATTACTCCGGTTAAACTAAACAATGGAAAAGAATATGAAGAGCATATGGATACGATGTTGGGAGATGGTGTTGGACAATATGCGCTGGGCTGGGAAATATTCAGAATGCCGGGATATGGAAAGGGAGTGGGGCATGGAGGATTTAAATTTGGACTGGCAACTTTCTACTACCATAACCTGAGCAGTAAATAG
- a CDS encoding DUF4397 domain-containing protein, whose amino-acid sequence MKKVRMSLQGIAFVLLAGAVLAACKKKNNDPTPPAPKKATIQVVHASPKTGELTTEINSKKVPDKLAFRNLPKAYVTVSADKEAVLKFSLEGNKVVLETKYTLVDKENYSLFLYDTLQNNKIKALLLKDNLGDPGKGKTSVRFLHLSPNSAAVDIDVFKDKDSLRLVNNTAYIGDKPDATALAAFKPLAAGDYRVKIKTKSGTKVTTILDIPSVKLVEGKVVTLYLGGLKNATGATGVGLHVWQHQ is encoded by the coding sequence ATGAAAAAAGTAAGAATGTCTCTGCAAGGCATCGCCTTTGTATTGCTGGCAGGTGCCGTGTTGGCTGCCTGCAAAAAAAAGAATAATGATCCAACTCCTCCTGCGCCGAAGAAAGCCACTATACAGGTGGTGCACGCCTCTCCGAAAACCGGTGAACTAACAACGGAGATCAATAGTAAGAAAGTCCCGGATAAACTGGCCTTCCGTAACCTGCCAAAGGCTTATGTTACCGTATCTGCAGACAAAGAAGCGGTGCTGAAATTCTCGCTGGAAGGTAATAAAGTGGTGCTGGAAACGAAGTACACGCTCGTGGACAAAGAGAACTATTCATTGTTCCTTTATGATACGCTGCAGAATAACAAAATCAAAGCATTACTGCTGAAAGATAACCTGGGCGATCCCGGAAAAGGTAAAACCAGTGTTCGATTTCTGCACTTGTCTCCCAATAGTGCTGCTGTAGATATTGATGTGTTCAAAGACAAAGATAGCCTGCGACTGGTTAATAATACCGCTTATATCGGTGACAAACCCGACGCTACGGCGCTCGCTGCTTTCAAGCCGTTGGCTGCCGGTGATTATCGCGTGAAAATCAAAACCAAATCCGGTACAAAAGTGACTACCATTCTGGATATTCCTTCTGTTAAACTGGTAGAAGGAAAAGTGGTGACGCTGTATCTCGGCGGACTGAAAAATGCTACAGGAGCTACCGGGGTGGGGCTTCATGTATGGCAACATCAGTAA
- a CDS encoding GlxA family transcriptional regulator yields MDKTRHIVILVPPQTSLLDVAGPLEVFSKTSDYMTKYRKVKDRYYTTHLVSMDDTMAVPTSSGMPVICEGGISGIRYPIDTVIIAGRGEYRKGAPAPILKWIQKINKSKSKVRIASICAGAFILAETGLLDSRRATTHWQLHDKLAEKFPLVKVEKDPIYIKQGNIYTSAGISTGIDLTLALVEEDLGREVAIEISRILVLYLKRPGNQSQFSNILMTQKTDYRPVKDSLQWIQEHLDEDLSVERLAAKASMSARNFSRVFYREAGITPAKFVEKARVEAARRRLEETGLSLDEIAAECGTSDANGLRRLFIRHLNTTPAAYRKSFA; encoded by the coding sequence ATGGATAAAACAAGACATATCGTTATACTGGTGCCACCGCAAACTTCCTTGTTAGATGTAGCAGGTCCGCTGGAGGTTTTTTCCAAAACCTCTGACTATATGACGAAGTATAGAAAGGTAAAAGACAGATACTATACTACGCACCTGGTATCCATGGATGATACAATGGCGGTTCCCACGTCTTCCGGTATGCCTGTAATTTGCGAAGGAGGTATTTCGGGGATTCGTTATCCGATCGATACTGTGATCATTGCGGGCAGAGGAGAATACAGAAAGGGAGCACCAGCACCGATATTGAAATGGATACAAAAGATCAATAAGAGCAAATCGAAAGTCCGCATCGCTTCCATTTGTGCAGGAGCTTTTATCCTTGCGGAAACCGGTCTGCTGGATAGTCGCCGCGCTACCACCCACTGGCAGCTTCACGATAAACTGGCCGAAAAATTCCCATTGGTCAAAGTAGAGAAAGATCCTATTTATATCAAACAGGGCAATATTTACACGTCGGCCGGAATATCTACCGGTATTGATCTCACACTGGCACTGGTAGAAGAAGACCTGGGAAGGGAGGTAGCCATCGAGATATCCAGGATCCTCGTATTGTACCTGAAACGGCCCGGAAATCAGTCGCAGTTCAGCAATATCCTCATGACGCAGAAAACGGACTACAGACCGGTAAAAGACAGTTTGCAGTGGATTCAGGAACACCTGGACGAAGATTTATCCGTTGAACGACTGGCTGCCAAAGCTTCTATGAGCGCCCGTAATTTCTCCAGGGTGTTTTACAGAGAAGCGGGAATAACTCCAGCCAAGTTTGTTGAAAAAGCCCGGGTAGAAGCGGCCCGCCGCCGTCTGGAAGAAACCGGTTTAAGCCTCGATGAAATAGCGGCAGAATGCGGAACCAGCGACGCCAATGGCTTAAGGCGGCTTTTTATTCGCCACCTTAATACCACTCCGGCGGCCTACCGGAAAAGCTTTGCCTGA